GcatgagtgatctcccatcagacacagggaaccagccgaaggcatcaacactgccctcgtcccccttaggaactccattcctagaatgactggaaagtaaTCCAAtgacaccgctgtgaaattcaTATGACCTTCtcactgtccaagcttcacagtaacttgctttgctactcccaaagtaggctgggctacagagttaactgctttcatgcgtcctgtatccttctctaaggataagttgagtctccatgcttccaactgcgaaacaaaattatgagtagcccccgtatccaccatagcgcgagtactcttcccatttatcctcaagtccgcaaacattaacccttttgctcgtgtaacttttggtgttttttcTTGCTTTTCCAATGCACTCACCAGCCCCATTGAACCCACCCtgggggcatcatcctcttcctcctcactttccaccccttttcccgaagtagaagcttgtaaggcattgagtaatctcttgtgttgacactcactcattctgtgagatccaccacacaagtagcatgaaattttactcttcccctttccattggatgtgttgaacccttgagacgactaagcttcctttgaggttgatgatttagagtcggctcccccactcttgggtttgctattcttgaaagactttccactgtttccctctccgccaaaccgtttggacgaagcggtatcatcaccagcatagtcagtcaagcgttctgcagccgcttgtgcagttgacaagtcttgaaccctttgcctatgaagttcagttcttgcccatggtttcatcccctcaagaaaatagaacaacttgtccttctccgacatatcccaaatatccaacattaaagcagaaaattgtttcacatattcgctgatcgaccctgtatgcttgagatctctcagttttctccttgcattatactcaacattttcaggaaagaattgggccttgagctctctcttcaagtctacccaatTATCGATTACACAGCATCCAGTTTCAATCTCttggtacttggtacgccaccatagtttggcatcaccaaccaagtacatggtcgcagtatcaaCCTTTGcttgttctgaggccatcctcacagcgcgaaagtactgctccacatcaaacaagaagttctctaactccttggcatctcgggcacccccatacgtcctgggttctagtaccttggtcttgctaactcccggagtgttggagttccccatagcaagaaccatcataTTCACCTTTGCATTCAGATCAGCCATTCGCGACTGTAAAGTTTCAACtatgtggcgaaagtcctctgacatgtcgcctatcaaacctgcttgatgtttttgtgatcccatcacctcatcaacaagttctctcatctgggccacctccgcggccatagtgttggttgttgtttCAACTTATGCTTCCAACACGCTGATCCTCTCAacagtgtttggtgccatggtcacttaccaaagttTTTCCAAATCCAACAACAAAGGCAATCAAATTCACGAAGCAACTCAACCTtaggctctcaccaagtgtcaccgacttggctttgataccaaatgtcacgtttcgactattttcacacctttgtcaagggccgtgcggcgctagctaaaacactcttgtttaactaacCAGCCTATCGttcaccaacattcatccaccaagcactttcattaacattcattcaaatagcagcagaaatagtaatcaattcatgaaagccatggcaagcaagcagtaaacattgaagcaaacgtaattcattaactaatcctccgttgacatggtatacttagtgagggaggcaagtaggctaagcacataacaattgctagtgagttttacaatgactgatgaacactcaccctcccctaaagaggtttttatgtaattatcatcctggcactaggaaacatcaaagtgaccgaggagtcatactgccttatttggcttacaaagactactagcagaaaataaccctacactagtatttacatgatggaaacctatCCCAAGCATACGAGATAatcggtcacaggcaagcataatgccctgaacaagcttagctcgtgacacttgGTAACGTCACAGGCTACAAGGAATCATGGACCCTATATTAGGCAAGGTGTATGACTTATCAGCATAGATGATATGATTTGGGCTGTTGTGCACCATCTTGTTTCGTAGCACCATTCATATgagtttttcattttatttttttttaggtttataCATTGATTTGTGGAGTCATCAGCATGTTCCCCATGTGTACCCTTGCACCTTTATATTGTTGATGTTTAGGTCACCTTTTCTCCTCTATATTGTTGATGTTAGGTTATCTCCCTTTATATTGTTGATGTTAGgttatctttttaaaaaaaaaaagttataagcaaaactttctttgtttttctgATACTGCTATGTGGTTGAGTATTCCTATGCATGAGATGAGAGGATATTGATGGTTATTAGTTGTTAGATCATCACGAGTACACATGCATACACACCTTTTTTTCTTTCCTGTTTTACTGATACTGCTACTTCGATGATCATTCCTTCCTCTGCATCATATCGGAAAATATTGACAATTGTTACTGctcaattgaaaattttcaattgctTAGAGCAAAAGAAGATAATGAATTTTTCTGGATATCCAATGAGTAGTACTTGGTTTGTAAATATTTCAAGTGTAAATGGCTTCAGTTTCATTCCTCAATCTCATATTGTTCACAAATATAATTGAATTTATAGTTTGTGTTTACATCTTTTCAGTTTCTAGTCTTTACAAAGAAGTAACCCTACATATTAATAGGGTGCTGTTCACTGTATGATATTTACTAAGGATGGGAGCACACCCTCTCATCTGCTATTGGTGAACGACATGTTTCTATATGATATGCTAATAACCATCCTTTTAaaagcttttttttttggggCTGATAAAGTTGAAAAGTTCCCAGGACGGGGGTCCTCCTACTGCAtctttctcatatatatatatatatatatatatacaaggatGAATACACAAAATGGAGGTAAGGCTTGATTATAAAATCTTTTTATAGATGGTTTTGTTTATGAAGAGTTCAAAATGGCTGAGATTTGTTGCATCAGAAATCCGCCCAAAGTGCTAGAAGAAAATAGCCCatattatattgaaatttttttttctatttatgaGCTTGGAAGGGTTTTGTCATCACACACGCCTGTATTCTTTTGTCCATTCATATACTCTAGTTGTCATGGAGAAACTTGATTCTGCATGTAGGCATGAAACCAAAACTCCCACCAAatatatattttagaattttatgttGATTTGGATGCTTACTCTGGTGCTGTCTACTTATTTGATGCACTGAgacacacatatacatatgtgtgcgtgcgtgtgtgtgtgtgtgcgcgcgcccGCGCacgtatatacatacacacaatgGATCACCCAGTCCTTTTGGATTTTTCCTCATTTGCATTCCTTTCTCAGTAGTATTTTAGGCTTTTAGCTtggatccccccccccccccaaaaaaaaaaatcctaatatgtgtgtgtgtgtgtgtgtgtgtgtatcaatatatatgtatatgtttgtatatatatatatgtatatattatatataggtACACACACACATTAACATTCTCATGTACACCCatgataattaattatatttccccAAAATTTGACTGTTGCGTCATTGAATCATACAAATGCTGAAGATGCATTGCTCTCTATTCTGAAGATTTTTTAATTTCACAGGACAGAGAAAAGATATCAAAGTTAGACATTGATCGTGTCGAGGTTGTGCTCAATGGTTTGTTAAGCAGCAGGGGTCAAGCTAAGCCTGTGGGGGTGTCAAAGGTACGCTTAGCATATTCCCCATAGGAGTTCCAAGTTTTAGTTTTTGTGTACACAAATCTGTTATTTGGATTTccatcaaaataagataattatGAGTTGCTTTCATTTGGGCTGGACATCTTGATTGTTTCATGGTTGCTTGATTGTTGATTGTTAATCTGTTTACAGTAATGTGGATCTTATTTTTGAGAATGTTTAGTAATTTGGAAAACCTAATTGCAGGAAGGGTCTCCCTCTCTATTTAGAATGTGTCATGCACATTACAATGACCATCATATCCTTGCTAACTTGTGCTTGCTATACACAGCTGTAATACTACAAAATTGAGACTAAATTACCAGTAAGCAGCAACACTAcacctcaagttggagcataaatatcatatgctcctaacttGATACTGATGGATTTAACCGAGTACCCTCCAAAATTTAGTGAATGAATTAGCAAGCTGGAATTCAGACTTCAATTGAGTgcttgtaatgagcttctgcacaagtttctcctgaGCAAAGCAGtaacttcaatgtgtttcatcTACTTGTGGAAGACTAGGTTGGAGGAATAACAACTTGATTATTTCAAATaaactccataggctgagaacTAGCCAAATCAGTTTTCATGTAGTGTGTGCCATGGCCTTATATTTCGACTCAACCCTCGATTGGGCCACaacaatttgtttcttattttttgcaGGTTTCTAGGTTACCACCACCAAACACACAATACACAGACAGATTAATGAAGCTGAGTCTGACCTAGAACAAAAGGCATAAAAGATGTGAAATAACTCATGACAGTGATGCCATGAGTTAGAGAGATGAtgcaagttctagagagagagggtcTGGGTTACAAAAAGAGTCTCTGGCAAGAATGAGGGTCAAAAGAGTCTCTGGGTGAAGATGGGATATTTATGGTGCTAGCTAGGGTTCAGCTACTATCCAATGAGGGGAGGTTATGGTTGTGTTACAAGGCTTTGACCAATATGAGAGAACGATTTGAATTACCCAAAGGCATAGTATTGCGTGACTAGGAAGAAGAAATAAGGAAAGGACATGTGTTGTCAGTGGCTGATAAGCTGGCTAAGGTTAAGTGATGCTGGGCCAGCCTTACCCTAGTTCTAACTCACCAGGCCAAATTTCTCTACCTCAGACCAGAAATTGTTCAAGGACCCTGCCATGTATCCTATGATTAACCCTGGGCATGCTCGTGGAGAGTAACTAAGGAATTAAAATTTAGTAAAGCAGGCAGCTAGCTAATATTTGATCATGAaccaaatttaatattttattatgtgGTTGGACCaagatatatataaaaatatatatattatatatatatatttatacacacacacacacacataaaggtATCTTCAATGGGTATGCTTTTGCTTTGGTTTCCTAGATTTCCTAAGCAAGCAGCCCAACAATATCATGgatccaaaataaatttaaaaaaacaaaaaaaacaaaagaagcaTCAAATTGGAATACTTTTGATCCCAAACAACAGCATGTTGAACAGCCACCAAATCATATAACCAGAATTCTTCAAGAGTAAAAGGTCAGAGTGGGAGGAAGGGAGAAAGATATTTCCTTTGGTCATTAACTATTGTCGACAGTTCTATGATCATTAAGATAGGGTGCACACACTAATTTCAATGTaagctttgaaaaatattgaTCTTTTCTTATTCCTTTAGAAAACATGTAACTTTTAATGACACTTGGTCATTGAAGACAATAATCCCTCCATTTTCAATGCTTGCGATGAAAAAGCCCAAAAATTGTGCAAAAAGTCCTTTTGATATCTTTTTCAACACTTATTTTGCTAAAAATGTGTTGAAATTTGTACTATTTTCTTCACATTTTAATGGCTGTTGAAGAAGTCTTGTAGAAACAAGTTATTCCCTTTACTGGACCATCATGGCTTGATTTTTCGCTAGCATGACATGCAAAGTTTGTGTATGTAATCCAAAAGTGGAATTGTCACAATGTGGACACCATTAAAGATTATTGACAAGCATAATCCTAGCCAATTTTACATGAAATAGTTGATTGTGTGCTTTTTCCTTAGTttgtgcatgtgcatgcatgtgcCGTATATGAATGTATGTCTGTAagcatatactttcgtatttctGTAGATATTCAACAAAAGTTGCTTAAGTTGTCATTTTAGTTGCATGTATGCATATATGCATGCATATTTGATGAAGGTTATGTTGCATGTATGGATGTATGTCCCCAAATGctgtcttttttgcatttttcctaGCATAATTCATTGCATGGTTGACTGATAAGACTCTTTTTCTTCATTCAATGTACTGAACCCAAAAAATGCCAGCTATTCAATTCTGATTACAGTCATCAGGTCATTTGCTGCTTGTAGTGACACAGATTAATAATTCAATGTTCTTTAATTCCGTATTGTTCTGTCAATTTTCTTTGGCATTTCAGGGATTGGCAAGGATGCCAAGAAAAACTCCAACCTTAATGCATGGTCAATGCATGGATGAAACTGAAGATGAAGTTGGTGTTGATGACTATATATCTCTATGGGTGTTGATGACTATATATCTCTATGGGTAAGATTACATTGAATCTTAATGCAGTGGTGATGATACTGACTGGCAGGTTTTTAGCTTATTctttgtggaaaaaaaaaaatcacaaatattTTTTGCACCTTTTATGGCTCAATTGTGCTATACAACACGGGCTTGCAGGCTCACGTGCATCACCCAGTAAGACACTGCCACCTGGGCCCATGCCATCACAGCCCCTGTGTTTTTAAAGCATTTTTGTTTATGACTTGTTAAGGCACCACCAATAAAACAAATGACCTGTTATGGACCTCTTCTCACATGAATTCTTCGAAGTTGGCTATGAATATGATGTTTTGGTTCCCTATCCCATCCCTTCCACTCCTTTCCCTATGTCTGGAGTAGATTAGGTTCCATGAGAATTAAAATATGTGACAATTATTTAGTCGAgatcttatttttttattaacatTGTTAGGGAGCAACTCTCCAATAAAATTATGACACATGGCACTCAGTGAGATTGAGCCAAGCATGTTTCCCAAGAAAAATAGCTTCTCCTCTTAAATAGTGAGATTGGCACTCAgtgatcttgaatttgaatttgcatggatttagacaaattttaatataattttgtattatattttatctaaatttaatataaatttaaatttaaagcctatccaaacttaaattaaagttttCATCCATTGATTtggcgcgcgcgcgcgcgcacacacatgCATTTCTCTATTACTAAATGGAGTGTTTTTTACTTTCGATCTTTCGTATTCCTATTTCTGTGATGACTTATGTGATTAAACTCTGTTGAGCCTTTCTATGGGGTGGTAAGAAGAAGCCATTGGTTGCATGGAGTGATGTATGCTTGCCAAAAATGGAGGGTGGATTGGGGGTAATGGATCTCTAAAGTTGGAACTTGGCCCTACTCACTAAAACCTTATGGAATATACATGATAAGAAAGATTCCTTATGGTCTAGGTGGATTAATCATGTTTATTTAAGAGGTGGAAGTTTATGGGAGGCTATGGCCAAACATCATGAATGAAGGCTGTGGATAATTGGGATGATGGGCAACATTTCCACTGTCATGAGGCATACCAGTTTTGGAGACCTAAAGGGAGTATTGTACCATGGCACAAGTTGATATGGAAGAATCCATGTGACCCAAAGCACTCGTTTCTTTTATGGCTGGCTGCTAAAGGTAAACTACTCACCAGTGATAGATGTAATTGGGAGGATCTTGATGACACGTGTGCTGTGTGGAGTTGAAAAGGAGACTGCTGAGTATCTATTCTTCAAATGCAAAATATCCAGTACTGTTTGGAATCACTTAAGAGGATTACTTAAAATGACCAGGGCAATGTCTACAATTAAGGCCAATATCAAATGGCTTATCAAAGAAGTCAGAGGAACAGGAGTTACGGCGGTGGCTAAGAGGGCCTGTCTTGCCATTACTATTTATTGGATTTAGCACTTTCGAAACAAAAGGAGATTTGAAGGGCTAGTAACTCATGCGGAAGTTATTATAAATGTGATCCAAACTCACACGTTTAGATTAGTTTATGATAAATTCCCATTCCTTTGTACTTATTGTAGTTAGTTGACTTCGTGGTCCTAGTAATGCCCAGTTATGGATGTTTAGTGTAATCTATGTTGATGGCTTTGTTAGCCTTTAAGATGTATGGTTTTCTCTTGTTGTGTGTTAGCTTTGGGCTCCTCCTGGGTATGCTCAGAGTATTTGTACATATTCATTTTTGATCTATATAATTATAGTTTtcagatccaaaaaaaaaaaaaaaacttaaagaaaTGATTTTTTTTCTCTATGACTAAACATTTCTCTATATTTTTATTGTCCTTATAGTTTTCAATGTCCAAACAGGCCGCTATGAAATCAGAAGGGAAGccaaaatatctaaaaatttctTCAATTTATGTGAACATTGAAGCGCCAGTTAATGATACATATGGGGTGGCAAGCGGGGAACGGCGACCGCCGTTAAAGGCTGGGCTTTGGGCATGGTCATCCCGTAAACCTCCCTTGTATCAATATCTTCGGGTCCCAGCCCATCCGGCGGAGCCCATTCAAAACAGTGAAAGAGCCGAGCCAAAGCCATCAGAACAAGTGTCACTCCAAGCGGCGCGCCGGGACACTTCCTCTTTCCCGCACTAAACGGCAGTATCTTGAAATCGGCTCCGTGGCTAATCTCGACCCGGCTCCCGTCGGCTGGCCAGTGCCTCTCCGGTTCGAACCGCTCCACGTCTTCCCAGATGGCCGGGTTTCGTCCGAGACCGTGCGTATTGATGAAGACACGTGTCTTGGCGGGAATATGGTAGCCGTTGATTGTGGTGGCACGCACGGACTCGTGCGGGATGAGAAAGGGCCCGGCCGGGTGCATGCGGAAAGTTTCCCGTACGACGCAGCGTAGGTAGTTAAGGTGGGGAAGGTCCGATTCGGAGACCATCCGATTAGGGCCCACGACAAAATTGAGCTCATCTTGGATCTTGCGGAGGACACGTGGATGCTTGATCACCTCCGCCATCGCCCACTCATTGGTCACAGCAGATGTGTCTGTGGCAGCAGCTATCATATCCTGATTTTTTTTTCCCCACATTATCTTtaagcaattaaataataaaatttcagttttaaaAAACTCCGATAAGCTAGATCCTGGACCTTGtgctaggaaaaaaaaaaaaaaaaaacactattgAATTTTCTACCATATTTTCTATCTTTCAAATATGATAAAAggttgaaagaaaaaaaagagaactAATTAGATAtgcatgaaaaataagaaaaataaaaatattcaaagtTAGAAACTTATTGATTGATTTCTTATATTCTTTTTTTCTCAATTATcgaataacaataataaaaattctttcataatttccttttcttatgattttcctAAGTTCCAAATAGAATccaaatattaagaaaaaattatagaatagaaaatattaagaaaaactTATAGAATAGAAGTTTCATGCCTAAAATTTACAATGCATTAATCCTATTTGATTGTAatagtagttttttttttcccctcatgGTGGATTCACTTCTAGAAAATATGGATTTTTTGCCACCAATAAATGAATATAGGAAAAATACAAATATGACGTAGTCAAGCGGGTggggtttgaaattaaaaatttgaaggtTTTGATTTGATTTCTTACATAGTAAATGAAACTATGTACGATTTGTTATTATATTTGGTTAATTTTACACAATTCAAATTTTAGCTTCATAATACAATTCCCTAAGCATGAAATTAGTTTTTTCTAccaaaaaaagagaagaaaatattAGTCATTAAACATATTTATTGGGCATTCACCTTATTTTTAGAAAAGACTTTAAGCTACATTTCGGTGCATGAATTTTGgactttagatttgaatttaagtgaatttggacaaattttaatacaattttgctTTGCATCTTACCTAAATCCAATACAAACTCAAATTCAAACATTCTCCAAATATAGGATTAGATTTGGATTTATGCagatttaaaaaatatgtaatataaaattatattaaaatttattcaaatatatcaaaattttaattcaagaCTTCAAATTCATTGTCCACAtattgttaaataatttttaatggtTATGGGTTAACAATGCTTATAGATCACCTGAATAAGAGCTTTGATCTCCACATCATCCATGTGTTCTTTCCCATCTTCACCAGGCAATGACAGTAAAACATCTACGAAGTCCATCTCTCCTCCATTTTCTTCCCCTTCCTTACCTTCACTTCTCTTCCTCCTATGCTCTTCAATGATCTTCATATGAAAATTATCCACCCTTTCCTCCACTTCCCTCATCTTCTTCTCACACCCAAACGGGTCGACCCATCTCCAAACGGGCAGATAATCCCCCAGATATATCACGCCCAAGAGCCAAAACAGCTCATGGGTTATGTGCATGAACTCCATGGCCTCTTCTGGGCCCCCAGTTTTCACCCCAAAGTACTGCTTCCCCAGCAACATCCTGGTCACATTGTTCATAGAGAAAGCCCCCAACACCTCCCTCAGGTTCACGGGGCGTCCCATTTGGGCCTGGGCCCAAACATCTCGGACCAGGTGTTGGGCCTCATCAGCCCGATGAATTGCAAATGATTCGAGCCGCTTTGTGGTGAGAAGGTGCTCCATGCAAATTCTCCTCATCCTCTTCCAGTTTGGACCGAGTGGGGCCAATGCGACGTCGCCGCAGCCGTAGGCCAGGTGGACAGCAGCGAGAGTTCGTGGCCGGGAGGCAAAGACGTCATCCTGCCGGATGAGTATTTCGCGAATGGTGTCGGGATCATCGGTGGTGATGGCATCAACAGTGCCGAGTCGGAGGTAGACCAAAGGCCCATATTTGTGACAGAAGGAAGCAAGGTCCCTATGGGGGAGTTGGCCCAGTTGGAGGAGGTTTCCGAATATGGGCCATCTTGGTGGGCCTGGAGGAAGTCTGGGCTTCTTCTGGCCTAGGAAGTGGTACGTGGCCTTTGCAAACAGAACAGAATAGAGAAGTATGCAGGCGATGGTGGGAAGCTCCATAACTGCTCTGGCGGGTAATACAGAGATTCATGGACTGTGCAGAAAGAATTAATTAAGAAGGGCGCGGGGAGAGGGGGCGTGGATGGGTTGGATGTATGAATGCATGATCTTGACATGAAGCACTTAATAGTTTCCTACTTCAATAAATGGGATTTGAATGTTACACCGTGGTTGATGAAAAGGAAGCATGGGAAGAATGAGCTGCAAtatataatgattttttttaataaaaaaatagtcAAATTATTCAACTTGCTAAATATTTTTTGATCGGATCACACATTGTGTTGCATGTGGAACATATTTTACATGTTATAAATAATAATTAGCATATTATTAAGTAAGAAGAATCAAATACTTTGTGAattatctaatatatatatatatatatatatattttggatacACCGGGTTTCCTGGGCTTGTGTGCCAAACTAATTTCACGCCTACGTCAGTTGTGCCCTCAGCCAACACGTAGAAGGTAAATCGCGGATGTGCGCTGTAGGCGGTAAGATTTGAACCTCAGACTTCATCTTAATTCAAGATCGTCTGGTGAACCTTCTTATCACTTGAACTTATGTCCAGGAGTAAGGAATTatctaatattattattaatgcaATAAGATGCAAAATTTTCAACAattgataataataatttaagctataaaataaaattctacaatttctatgattaatcattatatatattttttgttatgcttttgtggagtctagttgcgttaaatttggattatgacccaactttctttaatgagagatttatatcctaaggcttagtccatggagcgaaagCTTGGGCCGTAAGGCCTAAGCTGCAGTGCTCATGGACTAAGCGGACCAAGCCGTACTCGTGGGGGTCCGGGGGCAACACCCTGAGAAAATtttttgggcccgttttgtagcccattcaaaaccctgtgcgcagcatataaaataattatttttagggTAATTAGGGTATGCGGTCACACTTtgtgagagagcgagagagagagcattgtaccgcCACACTCTTTGTATTTTTTTCCTGATAATaatgaaatccctacaactccgtggacgtaggcaaaattaccaaaccatgtaaatactgccttgtgcgtgtgattgatttttctttggcatgtatactttctctattttgttcttaattcccaacatTTTTGTGAGTTAATAATTtaagttataaaataaaattctccaatTTCTATGATtaatcattatatatattttttgtaattaagATGATTTTTGTGAGGCTATAGAAAATTTCCTAAAGAGTTggtttgtaacgacccaaaaattcatacaattatatatagata
This region of Malania oleifera isolate guangnan ecotype guangnan chromosome 10, ASM2987363v1, whole genome shotgun sequence genomic DNA includes:
- the LOC131165558 gene encoding cytochrome P450 703A2 — protein: MELPTIACILLYSVLFAKATYHFLGQKKPRLPPGPPRWPIFGNLLQLGQLPHRDLASFCHKYGPLVYLRLGTVDAITTDDPDTIREILIRQDDVFASRPRTLAAVHLAYGCGDVALAPLGPNWKRMRRICMEHLLTTKRLESFAIHRADEAQHLVRDVWAQAQMGRPVNLREVLGAFSMNNVTRMLLGKQYFGVKTGGPEEAMEFMHITHELFWLLGVIYLGDYLPVWRWVDPFGCEKKMREVEERVDNFHMKIIEEHRRKRSEGKEGEENGGEMDFVDVLLSLPGEDGKEHMDDVEIKALIQDMIAAATDTSAVTNEWAMAEVIKHPRVLRKIQDELNFVVGPNRMVSESDLPHLNYLRCVVRETFRMHPAGPFLIPHESVRATTINGYHIPAKTRVFINTHGLGRNPAIWEDVERFEPERHWPADGSRVEISHGADFKILPFSAGKRKCPGAPLGVTLVLMALARLFHCFEWAPPDGLGPEDIDTREVYGMTMPKAQPLTAVAVPRLPPHMYH